From one Leishmania major strain Friedlin complete genome, chromosome 33 genomic stretch:
- the MIF2 gene encoding macrophage migration inhibitory factor-like protein — translation MPFLQTIVSVSLDDQKRANLSAAYGMICREELGKPEDFVMTAFSDKTPISFQGSTAPAAYVRVESWGEYAPSKPKMMTPRIAAAITKECGIPAERIYVFYYSTKHCGWNGTNF, via the coding sequence ATGCCGTTTCTGCAGACGATTGTCTCGGTCTCGCTGGACGACCAGAAGCGCGCCAACCTTTCGGCAGCGTACGGCATGATCTGCCGCGAGGAGCTCGGCAAGCCCGAGGACTTCGTGATGACTGCGTTCAGTGATAAAACCCCGATATCTTTCCAAGGTTCCACGGCTCCTGCTGCTTACGTACGCGTCGAGTCCTGGGGCGAATACGCGCCCTCGAAGCCCAAGATGATGACGCCGAGGATCGCCGCGGCCATCACGAAGGAGTGCGGTATCCCGGCTGAGCGTATCTACGTGTTCTACTACAGTACGAAGCACTGCGGCTGGAACGGCACTAACTTTTGA
- the MIF1 gene encoding macrophage migration inhibitory factor-like protein gives MPVIQTFVSTPLDHHKRENLAQVYRAVTRDVLGKPEDLVMMTFHDSTPMHFFGSTDPVACVRVEALGGYGPSEPEKVTSIVTAAITKECGIVADRIFVLYFSPLHCGWNGTNF, from the coding sequence ATGCCGGTCATTCAAACGTTTGTCTCGACTCCGCTTGACCACCACAAGCGCGAAAACCTTGCACAGGTGTACCGGGCGGTCACCCGTGATGTACTCGGCAAACCAGAGGACCTCGTGATGATGACGTTTCACGACAGCACACCTATGCATTTCTTCGGCTCGACCGATCCAGTCGCGTGCGTCAGAGTGGAGGCGCTGGGCGGGTACGGCCCTTCGGAGCCGGAGAAAGTGACGTCCATAGTTACAGCGGCTATCACAAAAGAGTGCGGCATCGTGGCTGACCGTATATTTGTGCTCTACTTCTCACCTCTGCACTGCGGCTGGAATGGCACAAACTTCTAA